A DNA window from Hydrogenophaga taeniospiralis contains the following coding sequences:
- a CDS encoding branched-chain amino acid ABC transporter permease, which yields MNSRQLFVRDLLVLFGLTGWALAIPGFGSEFAVSMALTCLMYIALSSSWALFCGSTRYLSLATSAFFGIGAYTGALLLEQLAWLPVIALGAAVAAAVAVLMGAAVLHLRGTYFAVLTFGMTELIRHAISYFEKSVTGTVGRVLMVVPERDTVYFTLLALAVIAVALSIAIRRTRFGLAMRGIGADEQRAQTLGVNTRFIKIAGFALTAAVAGAVGAAMSVRWTYIDPHTVFNPFIGFQTVLIALIGGAMTLWGPLIAAIVFSVLAETLRLQVPQLYMVSLGLLLILSVLYLPGGLASLRADTLRGWREGAKAWWTETRDDLSGETKRRKQLEKSLRERRDVF from the coding sequence ATGAACTCCCGACAACTCTTCGTGCGCGACCTGCTGGTGTTGTTCGGGCTCACCGGCTGGGCGCTGGCCATCCCCGGTTTCGGCAGCGAGTTCGCCGTGTCCATGGCGCTCACCTGCCTGATGTACATCGCGCTCTCATCGAGCTGGGCGCTGTTCTGCGGCAGCACGCGCTACCTCTCGCTGGCCACCTCGGCCTTCTTCGGCATCGGCGCCTACACCGGCGCGCTGCTGCTGGAGCAACTGGCCTGGCTGCCCGTGATCGCGCTGGGCGCGGCCGTGGCCGCCGCTGTGGCGGTGCTCATGGGGGCGGCCGTGCTGCACCTGCGCGGCACCTACTTCGCGGTGCTCACCTTCGGCATGACCGAGCTGATCCGCCACGCCATCAGCTACTTCGAAAAGAGCGTCACCGGCACCGTGGGCCGCGTGCTCATGGTGGTGCCCGAACGCGACACGGTGTACTTCACCCTGCTCGCGCTGGCCGTGATCGCGGTGGCGCTGTCCATCGCCATCCGCCGCACGCGTTTCGGCCTGGCCATGAGGGGCATCGGCGCCGACGAGCAACGCGCGCAGACCCTGGGCGTGAACACCCGCTTCATCAAGATCGCCGGCTTCGCGCTCACCGCCGCCGTGGCCGGCGCGGTGGGGGCGGCCATGTCGGTGCGCTGGACCTACATCGACCCGCACACCGTGTTCAACCCCTTCATCGGCTTCCAGACCGTGCTGATCGCGCTCATCGGCGGCGCCATGACGCTCTGGGGCCCGCTCATTGCCGCCATCGTGTTCAGCGTGCTGGCCGAGACGCTGCGCTTACAGGTGCCGCAGCTCTACATGGTGTCGCTGGGGTTGCTGCTCATCTTGTCGGTGCTGTACCTGCCGGGTGGCCTGGCCTCGTTGCGCGCCGACACCTTACGCGGCTGGCGCGAGGGTGCCAAGGCCTGGTGGACTGAGACGCGCGACGACCTGAGCGGTGAGACGAAACGCCGCAAACAACTTGAAAAGAGCTTGAGGGAGCGCCGCGATGTGTTTTGA
- the leuS gene encoding leucine--tRNA ligase: MQPTYQHKDVERAAHAHWNANDAYRVSEDAGKKKFYACSMLPYPSGKLHMGHVRNYTINDMLTRYLRMNGHNVLMPMGWDAFGLPAENAALKNGVPPAKWTYENIAYMKQQMQAMGLAIDWSREVATCDPSYYKWNQWLFLKMLEKGIAYRKTQIVNWDPVDQTVLANEQVIDGKGWRTGATVEKREIPGYYLNITSYADELLDHVQLGNPKATLNGWPDKVRLMQENWIGKSEGVRFAFPHTIKAADGALIGDGKMYVFTTRADTIMGVTFCAVAAEHPLAHHAALTNPALAAFIEECKTGGTTEAELATQEKKGMATGLFVTHPLTGAQVEVWVGNYVLMSYGDGAVMGVPAHDERDFAFALKYDLKIQQVVAVEGETFSTAAWADWYGDKQRCVCVNSGVLDGMNQKAAVDKVAELLAAQGLGEKKTTFRLRDWGISRQRYWGTPIPIIHCAEHGAVPVPAQDLPVVLPQDCIPDGSGNPLHKHEGFHAGVTCPVCGKPARRETDTMDTFVDSSWYFMRYCDPTNSEKMVAEGADYWMPMDQYIGGIEHAILHLLYARFWTKVMRDLGLVKVDEPFSKLLTQGMVLNHIYSRRTEKGGKDYFWPHDVEHVLDDTGKVVGAKLKNPAASGDGMLPVGTAIDYEGVGTMSKSKNNGVDPQDLIEKYGADTARLYTMFTAPPEATLEWNDAAVEGSYRFLRRVWGFGHKLSAIGGLGALAAGVSGQSLSKVAKALRLEIHTVLKQVDYDYQRMQYNTVVSGAMKMLNALDDFKSDGSAGDNAALAEGFAILLRCIYPATPHIAHSLWVELGYAAASGELLDAPWPQADEAALQRDEIELVLQINGKLRGSITVPANADKATIEAAALASEAFQKQANGAAPKKVVVVPGRLVNLVV, encoded by the coding sequence ATGCAACCGACCTATCAGCACAAAGACGTCGAGCGCGCCGCGCACGCCCACTGGAACGCCAACGACGCCTACCGCGTGAGCGAAGACGCGGGCAAGAAGAAGTTCTACGCCTGCTCCATGCTGCCCTACCCCAGCGGCAAGCTGCACATGGGCCATGTGCGCAACTACACCATCAACGACATGCTCACGCGCTACCTGCGCATGAACGGCCACAACGTGCTCATGCCCATGGGGTGGGACGCCTTCGGCCTGCCGGCCGAGAACGCGGCGCTGAAAAACGGCGTGCCGCCGGCCAAGTGGACGTACGAGAACATCGCCTACATGAAGCAGCAGATGCAGGCGATGGGCCTGGCCATCGACTGGTCGCGCGAAGTGGCCACCTGCGACCCCAGTTACTACAAGTGGAACCAGTGGCTGTTCCTCAAGATGCTGGAAAAAGGCATCGCCTACCGCAAGACCCAGATCGTCAACTGGGACCCGGTGGACCAGACCGTGCTGGCCAACGAGCAGGTGATCGACGGCAAGGGCTGGCGCACCGGCGCCACGGTGGAAAAGCGCGAGATCCCCGGCTACTACCTGAACATCACCTCCTACGCCGACGAACTGCTGGACCACGTGCAACTGGGCAACCCCAAGGCCACCCTCAACGGCTGGCCCGACAAGGTGCGCCTGATGCAGGAAAACTGGATCGGCAAGAGCGAGGGCGTGCGTTTCGCGTTCCCGCACACGATCAAAGCTGCGGACGGAGCGCTGATCGGCGACGGCAAGATGTACGTGTTCACCACGCGCGCCGACACCATCATGGGCGTGACCTTCTGCGCCGTGGCGGCCGAACACCCGCTGGCCCACCACGCCGCCTTGACCAACCCTGCGCTCGCTGCGTTCATCGAAGAGTGCAAGACCGGTGGCACGACCGAAGCCGAACTCGCCACGCAGGAAAAGAAGGGCATGGCCACCGGCCTGTTCGTCACCCACCCGCTGACCGGCGCACAGGTCGAGGTCTGGGTCGGCAACTACGTGCTCATGAGCTACGGCGACGGCGCTGTGATGGGCGTGCCGGCGCACGACGAGCGCGACTTCGCGTTCGCGCTGAAGTACGACCTGAAGATCCAGCAGGTCGTGGCGGTGGAGGGCGAAACCTTCTCGACCGCCGCCTGGGCCGACTGGTACGGTGACAAGCAGCGCTGCGTGTGCGTCAACTCGGGTGTGCTCGACGGTATGAACCAGAAGGCGGCTGTGGACAAGGTCGCCGAACTGCTGGCTGCCCAGGGTCTGGGCGAAAAGAAGACCACCTTCCGCCTGCGCGACTGGGGCATCAGCCGCCAGCGCTACTGGGGCACGCCCATCCCCATCATCCACTGCGCCGAACACGGCGCGGTGCCGGTGCCCGCGCAGGACCTGCCGGTGGTGCTGCCGCAGGACTGCATCCCCGACGGCTCGGGCAACCCGCTGCACAAACACGAAGGCTTCCACGCCGGCGTCACCTGCCCCGTCTGCGGCAAGCCCGCCCGCCGCGAAACCGACACCATGGACACCTTCGTGGATTCGTCCTGGTACTTCATGCGCTATTGCGACCCCACCAACAGCGAGAAGATGGTGGCCGAGGGGGCGGACTACTGGATGCCGATGGACCAGTACATCGGCGGCATCGAACACGCCATCCTGCACCTGCTGTACGCCCGCTTCTGGACCAAGGTCATGCGTGACCTCGGCCTGGTGAAGGTGGACGAACCCTTCAGCAAGCTGCTGACCCAGGGCATGGTGCTCAACCACATCTACTCGCGCCGCACCGAGAAGGGCGGCAAGGACTACTTCTGGCCGCACGACGTGGAGCACGTGCTCGACGACACGGGCAAGGTGGTGGGCGCCAAGTTGAAGAACCCGGCCGCCAGTGGTGACGGCATGCTGCCCGTGGGAACGGCCATCGATTACGAGGGCGTGGGCACCATGTCCAAGTCCAAGAACAACGGCGTCGACCCGCAGGACCTGATCGAGAAGTACGGCGCCGACACCGCGCGCCTGTACACCATGTTCACCGCGCCGCCCGAGGCCACGCTGGAGTGGAACGATGCGGCGGTGGAAGGCAGTTACCGCTTCCTGCGCCGGGTCTGGGGCTTCGGCCACAAGCTCAGCGCCATCGGGGGACTGGGCGCCCTGGCCGCTGGCGTGTCGGGCCAGAGTCTGTCCAAGGTCGCCAAGGCGTTGCGCCTGGAGATCCACACCGTGCTCAAGCAGGTGGACTACGACTACCAGCGCATGCAGTACAACACCGTGGTCTCGGGCGCGATGAAGATGCTCAACGCGCTGGACGACTTCAAGTCCGACGGCTCCGCGGGTGACAACGCCGCGCTCGCCGAAGGCTTCGCCATCCTGCTGCGTTGTATCTACCCGGCCACGCCGCACATCGCCCACAGCCTCTGGGTCGAACTCGGCTACGCCGCCGCATCGGGCGAACTGCTTGACGCCCCCTGGCCGCAGGCCGACGAAGCCGCGCTGCAGCGCGACGAAATCGAACTCGTGCTGCAGATCAACGGCAAGCTGCGTGGCTCGATCACCGTGCCGGCCAACGCCGACAAGGCCACCATCGAAGCGGCGGCGTTGGCGAGCGAAGCGTTCCAGAAACAGGCCAACGGCGCCGCCCCGAAAAAGGTGGTGGTGGTGCCCGGCCGGCTGGTCAACCTGGTGGTATAA
- a CDS encoding amino acid ABC transporter substrate-binding protein codes for MAQSTRRLILKSAATTVGAMAVAPRLLAQSTAVRVGYAMARTGPWTGGAQVSQEPNYLLWAEQQNAAGGLSVKGVKRPIELVSYDDRSEVETCVRTYEKLMGSDKVDLVLPPWGSNANFAVAPLANRFGYPFLAPTALSKRLAEMKLPYFFLLLQQPAPMTGALVDMLKANGCKTLACIYVDDLFGLENYAALKVALQGSGIQMVEDKSYPGGVKDLSPVLRSIKDKNPDAFVGFTYPPDTILASKQAKEVGFNPKFFYASVGTAFQLYRNVMTPAGAEGVLGMGSWNAKTSSAAKAYFDAHTKKFAGKEPDRWASGACWAGLEILTNAVARQGLDRKAIRDYVAGTTHKTIIGDIRFNGSENVGTPGTVSQWQNGEFEVVWPKNVATAALNPNKPAWR; via the coding sequence ATGGCCCAGTCCACCCGCCGTCTGATCCTCAAGAGCGCCGCCACCACGGTGGGCGCGATGGCCGTTGCGCCCCGGTTGCTGGCCCAGTCCACAGCGGTGCGCGTGGGCTACGCCATGGCCCGCACCGGTCCCTGGACCGGTGGTGCCCAGGTCAGCCAGGAGCCCAACTACCTGCTCTGGGCCGAACAGCAGAACGCCGCGGGCGGCCTCAGCGTCAAGGGGGTGAAGCGCCCGATCGAACTCGTCAGCTACGACGATCGCAGCGAGGTCGAAACCTGTGTGCGCACCTACGAAAAGCTCATGGGCAGCGACAAGGTGGACCTGGTGCTGCCGCCCTGGGGCAGCAACGCCAACTTCGCCGTGGCGCCGCTGGCCAACCGCTTTGGCTATCCCTTCCTGGCGCCCACCGCGCTCTCGAAACGGCTGGCGGAAATGAAGCTGCCGTACTTCTTCCTGCTGCTGCAGCAGCCCGCGCCCATGACCGGCGCGCTGGTGGACATGCTCAAGGCCAACGGCTGCAAGACCCTGGCCTGCATCTACGTGGACGATCTGTTCGGCCTGGAAAACTACGCCGCGCTCAAGGTGGCGCTGCAGGGCAGTGGCATCCAGATGGTGGAGGACAAGAGCTACCCTGGGGGCGTGAAAGACCTCTCGCCCGTGCTGCGCAGCATCAAGGACAAGAACCCCGACGCCTTCGTCGGTTTCACCTACCCGCCCGACACCATCCTGGCCAGCAAGCAGGCCAAGGAAGTGGGCTTCAACCCCAAGTTCTTCTACGCCTCGGTCGGCACCGCTTTCCAGCTGTATCGCAACGTGATGACGCCCGCGGGTGCCGAAGGCGTGCTGGGCATGGGCTCGTGGAACGCCAAGACCAGCTCGGCGGCCAAGGCCTACTTCGATGCCCACACCAAGAAGTTCGCCGGCAAGGAACCCGACCGCTGGGCCAGCGGGGCCTGCTGGGCGGGGCTGGAGATCCTCACCAACGCGGTGGCACGCCAGGGGCTGGACCGCAAGGCGATCCGCGACTACGTGGCCGGCACCACGCACAAGACCATCATCGGCGACATCCGGTTCAACGGCAGCGAGAACGTGGGCACCCCGGGCACGGTGAGCCAGTGGCAGAACGGCGAGTTCGAGGTGGTGTGGCCGAAGAACGTGGCGACGGCTGCGCTGAACCCCAACAAGCCGGCATGGAGATAA
- a CDS encoding ABC transporter ATP-binding protein has translation MMWYRDTPFALGGSGRAHLRVEGLSAGYGAFLVLRDLKLDIRPGLTVVLGPNGAGKTTLLKALNGLIPRSGTVLLDGTEMPEKTHEIVQAGVALVPEGRQLFPQLTVAENLELGGWLVPKARRAERLVQAFVDFPKLKERATQLAGTMSGGEQQMVAVARAMMCAPRLLMLDEPSLGLAPKMVDELLTIVRRIADAGTTVLMVEQNVKKALAVADRGYVMERGTLVASGPAKLLARSTVIREAYLGADKDPATGTTSAVDAVQRRKAVATT, from the coding sequence ATGATGTGGTACCGCGACACCCCCTTTGCGCTGGGCGGCAGCGGGCGCGCCCACCTCCGGGTCGAAGGCCTGTCGGCCGGCTACGGCGCCTTCCTCGTGCTGCGCGATCTCAAGCTCGACATCCGGCCCGGCCTGACCGTGGTGCTCGGTCCCAACGGCGCGGGCAAGACCACGCTGCTCAAGGCGCTCAACGGCCTGATCCCACGCAGCGGCACGGTGCTGCTCGACGGCACCGAGATGCCCGAGAAGACCCACGAGATCGTGCAGGCCGGCGTGGCCCTGGTGCCCGAAGGCCGGCAACTGTTTCCGCAACTCACCGTGGCTGAAAACCTGGAGCTTGGCGGCTGGCTGGTGCCCAAGGCCCGACGCGCTGAGCGCCTGGTGCAAGCCTTCGTGGACTTTCCCAAGCTCAAGGAACGCGCCACGCAACTGGCCGGCACCATGAGCGGCGGCGAACAGCAGATGGTGGCCGTCGCGCGCGCCATGATGTGCGCGCCGCGCCTGCTCATGCTCGACGAGCCCTCGCTCGGCCTCGCGCCCAAGATGGTGGACGAGCTGCTCACCATCGTGCGCCGCATCGCCGACGCCGGCACCACCGTGCTCATGGTGGAGCAGAACGTGAAGAAGGCGCTGGCGGTGGCCGACCGTGGCTACGTGATGGAACGCGGCACCCTGGTGGCCAGCGGGCCGGCCAAGCTGCTTGCCCGCTCCACCGTGATCCGCGAGGCCTACCTGGGCGCCGACAAGGACCCCGCCACCGGCACCACCAGCGCGGTCGATGCGGTGCAGCGCCGCAAGGCCGTGGCCACCACCTGA
- the holA gene encoding DNA polymerase III subunit delta: MQVAAPQLASQLQRGLRSLYTLYGDEPLLIQEAGDAIRAAAREQGYTERTVHTVAGAHFDWSEVLASGGSLSLFADKQLIEIRVPSGKPGKDGSQVLQQLAASAEGNDSTLTLVVLPRLDAATQKGAWFAALDSFGVTVRVDPVDRKALPQWIAQRLQQQGQRVAAGEEGQRTLQFFADRVEGNLLAAHQEIQKLALLHPPGELGFDQVEAAVLNVARYDAFKLAEAVLGGQSLRVQRMLDGLQAEGEAAVLVHWALSEDIRTLNRVRHAMDAGRPLPMALRENRVWGVKEKLMERVLPQLGTATLARWLRDAHTVDGIVKGLKQPDWPADPWVALQQLAQRVSQACAVR; encoded by the coding sequence ATGCAGGTCGCGGCGCCGCAGCTCGCCAGCCAGCTCCAGCGCGGCCTGCGCAGCCTCTACACCTTGTACGGCGACGAGCCGCTGCTGATCCAGGAAGCGGGCGATGCCATCCGCGCGGCCGCGCGCGAACAGGGCTACACCGAACGCACGGTGCACACCGTGGCCGGCGCGCACTTCGACTGGAGCGAGGTGCTCGCCAGCGGCGGCTCGTTGAGCCTGTTCGCCGACAAACAACTGATCGAGATCCGGGTCCCTTCGGGCAAACCCGGCAAGGACGGATCGCAGGTATTGCAGCAACTGGCCGCCAGCGCCGAAGGCAACGACAGCACGCTCACGCTGGTGGTCCTGCCCCGGCTGGACGCCGCGACCCAGAAGGGCGCCTGGTTTGCCGCGCTCGACAGCTTCGGGGTGACGGTGCGCGTGGACCCGGTGGACCGCAAGGCCCTGCCGCAATGGATCGCGCAGCGCCTGCAGCAGCAGGGCCAGCGTGTGGCCGCGGGTGAAGAGGGGCAGCGCACGCTGCAGTTTTTCGCCGACCGGGTCGAGGGCAACCTGCTCGCCGCGCACCAGGAAATCCAGAAGCTCGCGCTGCTGCACCCGCCGGGTGAGCTTGGCTTTGACCAGGTGGAGGCCGCCGTGCTCAACGTGGCGCGCTACGACGCCTTCAAGCTCGCCGAAGCGGTGCTGGGCGGCCAGAGCCTGCGCGTGCAGCGCATGCTCGATGGCCTGCAGGCCGAGGGCGAGGCCGCGGTGCTGGTGCATTGGGCCCTGTCCGAAGACATCCGCACGCTCAACCGCGTGCGCCACGCCATGGACGCGGGCCGCCCGCTGCCCATGGCCTTGCGCGAGAACCGGGTCTGGGGCGTCAAGGAAAAGCTCATGGAGCGTGTGTTGCCGCAGTTGGGCACCGCCACCCTGGCGCGCTGGCTGCGCGATGCCCACACGGTCGATGGCATCGTCAAGGGCCTCAAACAGCCCGACTGGCCGGCCGACCCCTGGGTGGCGCTGCAGCAGCTCGCGCAGCGCGTGTCCCAGGCCTGTGCGGTGAGATAG
- the lptE gene encoding LPS assembly lipoprotein LptE gives MTPISNPHSPISGQPLTGATGVVAERRALLRGLAGAGVVLSGGLLTGCGFALRQAPTFAFDSVRVSNYENSPVSRALQRALAASDIRVLNSSSPAAQEAQVVLAVLVDQRERAVVGQTAAGQVRELQLRTRFRFSLSTTAGKSLIESTEMLLERDISFTETAALAKASEEYMMFNDMQGDIVQQVMRRLAAVKSL, from the coding sequence ATGACGCCCATTTCAAACCCCCACTCCCCCATTTCCGGCCAGCCCTTGACGGGCGCCACTGGCGTCGTCGCCGAACGGCGTGCGCTCCTGCGTGGCTTGGCCGGGGCGGGCGTCGTGCTCTCCGGCGGCCTGCTCACCGGGTGTGGCTTCGCGCTGCGCCAGGCGCCGACATTCGCGTTTGACTCGGTGAGGGTGTCGAACTATGAGAACTCGCCAGTGTCGCGCGCCCTGCAGCGCGCGCTCGCGGCGTCCGATATCCGCGTGTTGAATTCGTCCTCCCCCGCCGCTCAGGAGGCCCAGGTGGTGCTGGCGGTGCTGGTGGACCAGCGCGAGCGCGCGGTGGTGGGGCAGACCGCGGCGGGCCAGGTGCGCGAGCTGCAGTTGCGCACCCGGTTTCGCTTCAGCCTGAGCACCACAGCGGGCAAGAGCCTGATCGAGAGCACCGAGATGCTGCTGGAGCGCGACATCAGCTTCACCGAAACGGCCGCGCTCGCCAAGGCCTCCGAGGAATACATGATGTTCAACGACATGCAGGGCGACATCGTGCAGCAGGTCATGCGCCGCCTGGCTGCCGTGAAGTCGCTCTGA
- a CDS encoding helix-turn-helix domain-containing protein has product MTPSSVMSTDAVAPSERAPAWRDWIWKHFGGLESDLYGDTGFDGHLSASHAGDVVLTKLEANRHRVLRSPRLARAGDTSYLKIVAPWRGSAAVEQQGRQAWVRPGGWAIYDTTGSYEIANPERVEHLIVMLPKEQVAERGLRLEPLMARHVGGASGISRVALETMRSTYQELPVMSDHAARGAGELIIELVRLSLQELAGRENATTQLEAFRDRIREHIGQHLRDPGLSIERIAQSLNCSKRHLHNAFNAEDDTLAHHILRRRLQACMRELKDPAQAHRTITDIAFSWGFNNGAHFSRVFREHTGLSPSDFRDTALRQVLDTEAR; this is encoded by the coding sequence ATGACCCCCTCCTCCGTGATGAGCACCGACGCCGTCGCCCCCAGCGAACGCGCGCCCGCCTGGCGCGACTGGATCTGGAAGCACTTCGGCGGTCTCGAATCCGACCTCTACGGCGACACCGGTTTCGACGGCCACCTGAGCGCCTCGCACGCGGGCGACGTGGTGCTGACCAAGCTCGAAGCCAACCGCCACCGCGTGTTGCGCAGCCCGCGCCTGGCGCGCGCCGGCGACACCAGCTATCTGAAGATCGTGGCGCCCTGGCGGGGCAGTGCCGCGGTGGAACAGCAGGGCCGACAGGCCTGGGTGCGCCCGGGCGGCTGGGCCATCTACGACACCACCGGCAGCTACGAAATCGCCAACCCGGAGCGGGTGGAACACCTCATCGTGATGTTGCCCAAGGAGCAGGTGGCCGAGCGCGGCCTGCGGCTGGAGCCGCTGATGGCCCGCCACGTGGGCGGCGCCAGCGGCATTTCACGGGTGGCGCTGGAAACCATGCGCAGCACCTACCAGGAGCTGCCGGTCATGAGCGACCACGCCGCGCGCGGCGCCGGTGAGCTGATCATCGAGCTGGTGCGGCTGTCGCTGCAGGAACTGGCGGGCCGCGAGAACGCCACCACCCAGCTCGAAGCCTTTCGCGACCGCATCCGCGAGCACATCGGCCAGCACCTGCGCGACCCGGGGTTGTCGATCGAGCGCATCGCGCAGTCGCTCAACTGCAGCAAGCGCCACCTGCACAACGCCTTCAACGCCGAGGACGACACGCTGGCCCACCACATCCTGCGTCGGCGCCTGCAGGCCTGCATGCGCGAACTGAAGGACCCGGCCCAGGCGCATCGCACCATCACCGACATCGCGTTTTCCTGGGGTTTCAACAACGGCGCGCATTTCAGCCGGGTGTTCCGCGAACACACCGGCCTGTCGCCGAGCGACTTTCGCGACACCGCACTGCGCCAGGTCCTGGACACCGAAGCCCGGTGA
- a CDS encoding ABC transporter ATP-binding protein produces the protein MSQPLLDARDITVRFGGLTAVDAVSARFLPGELVGIIGPNGAGKTTFFNAISGVTQPTSGALLMQGRELSGQGPHRFAAHGLARTFQTPRVFADMLVRDNIAFGLKFAGRRPRKYLWWGEETAVPWVLRTPESILGLIGLSAQAELPAAAITPSQQRLLEIGMALATRPRMLLLDEVAAGLTENEVEEMARLIRRLRDELDLTVVWIEHAVTTLLRHVERVIVLHQGKKIADGPPAEVVRNAEVIEAYLGDEMAEESPA, from the coding sequence ATGAGCCAGCCCCTTCTCGACGCCCGCGACATCACCGTGCGCTTCGGCGGCCTCACCGCCGTGGACGCCGTGAGCGCGCGTTTCCTGCCCGGTGAACTCGTCGGCATCATCGGCCCCAACGGCGCGGGCAAGACCACCTTCTTCAACGCCATCTCGGGCGTCACCCAGCCCACCAGCGGCGCACTGCTGATGCAGGGGCGCGAGCTGAGCGGCCAAGGCCCGCACCGCTTTGCCGCCCACGGCCTGGCGCGCACCTTCCAGACCCCGCGCGTGTTCGCCGACATGCTGGTGCGCGACAACATCGCCTTCGGCCTGAAGTTCGCCGGCCGTCGGCCGCGCAAGTACCTCTGGTGGGGCGAAGAGACGGCGGTGCCCTGGGTGCTGCGCACACCCGAGAGCATCCTGGGTTTGATCGGCCTGTCCGCGCAGGCCGAGTTGCCGGCCGCCGCCATCACGCCGTCGCAGCAGCGCCTGCTGGAGATCGGTATGGCACTGGCCACGCGCCCGCGCATGCTGCTGCTCGACGAAGTGGCCGCCGGTCTGACCGAAAACGAGGTGGAGGAAATGGCCCGCCTGATCCGCCGCCTGCGCGACGAACTCGACCTCACCGTGGTCTGGATCGAACACGCCGTGACCACGCTGCTGCGCCACGTGGAGCGCGTGATCGTGCTGCACCAGGGCAAGAAGATCGCCGACGGCCCACCCGCCGAGGTGGTGCGCAACGCCGAGGTGATCGAGGCCTACCTGGGCGACGAAATGGCCGAGGAGAGCCCCGCATGA
- a CDS encoding branched-chain amino acid ABC transporter permease, with translation MSFSAWLELLASGLITGGIYALVALGLNLQYGLMRILNIAHGEFLMVGAYLTWMVQTSLGLSPLWMVPVSFGLLMGLGLVVHWLCFRRLTATSPNLDIFEARGLMVSFGLMFLVQNVVSYVWGGDLRGYDFLTDPVPVGNAQFAANKLLVFALALLFSGALIALLRLTLLGKGVRALMQSPVGAQLVGIDTRRLHPLMFGVGLGLSGVAGCLLSMAYTISPSMGEPYTVTALIVITLGGFGSMSGALAGGLLLGVIEALGMHFTNPSLKALLSYVVFIGVLLLRPEGLFARKGRRA, from the coding sequence ATGTCTTTTTCCGCCTGGCTCGAACTCCTCGCCTCCGGTCTCATCACCGGGGGCATCTACGCGCTCGTCGCGCTGGGGCTGAACCTGCAGTACGGGCTGATGCGCATCCTCAACATCGCGCACGGCGAGTTCCTGATGGTGGGGGCCTACCTGACCTGGATGGTGCAGACCTCGTTGGGCCTGTCGCCGCTGTGGATGGTGCCGGTGTCGTTCGGCCTGCTGATGGGGCTGGGGCTGGTCGTGCATTGGTTGTGTTTCCGGCGCCTGACCGCCACCTCGCCCAACCTCGACATCTTCGAGGCGCGCGGTCTCATGGTGTCGTTCGGCCTGATGTTCCTGGTGCAGAACGTGGTGTCCTACGTCTGGGGCGGTGACCTGCGCGGCTACGACTTCCTGACCGACCCGGTGCCGGTGGGCAACGCGCAGTTCGCCGCCAACAAGCTGCTGGTGTTCGCGCTGGCCTTGCTGTTTTCGGGTGCGCTCATCGCGCTGCTGCGGCTCACCCTGCTGGGCAAGGGCGTGCGCGCGCTGATGCAGTCGCCGGTGGGCGCGCAGCTGGTGGGCATCGACACCCGGCGGCTGCACCCGCTGATGTTCGGCGTGGGCCTGGGGCTCTCGGGCGTGGCGGGCTGCCTACTCTCCATGGCCTACACCATCAGCCCTTCCATGGGCGAGCCCTACACCGTCACCGCGCTGATCGTGATCACGCTGGGGGGCTTCGGCAGCATGAGCGGCGCGCTCGCCGGTGGCCTGCTGCTGGGCGTGATCGAGGCCCTGGGCATGCATTTCACCAACCCCTCCCTCAAGGCGCTGCTGAGCTACGTCGTGTTCATCGGCGTGCTGCTGCTGCGACCCGAGGGCCTGTTTGCCCGCAAAGGACGCAGGGCATGA